The genomic DNA AATTGCATTTGAATCGTCTGATTTCCATTATGTATGCACTACCCTATGATTTATTTAGAGGACAGAttacttcagaaaaaaatatcctCTCGCTATTGTAAGAAAAAACACATTTAGGCTATTCTTACATTCATTTCCCTTTCTTGAGTACGGGAAGAATATTGGATTTGTGTTACAATAACTACACACTTACAGTTACTATCAGTGTTGCAGTAtaagtataaatatatttactttctACTTCTGAGtgttatgcaaaaaaaaagaattttaacatATGCCAAGCGCGACATAGCGGGGACATTCTGAGTAATGCAGTTACGTGGAACGTCACGTGATGTTACGCGGGCTATTGCACGGTCAGGCCAGGTTGATCAGTTCTAGGCTTTACTTCCATACGGCCAAACATATATTTCTTCTCTTCAAAATGGACGAAAGGATGGAGCCAgtttttgcaaagaaaataagaaaaaaaacaacgccGACCTACTGAAGGAGATGGGAACAGTCAACAGTCAGATGACTGctcgaaaacatatttcttacTCAAATGTTCTCCCTAAATTTAAGCGCAAAAGCAAGAGAGTCTGCCTTTAGAACCATTACAAATAAGGTCAGCTTAAACAACcgtgcactgttcgctattcaatcagtacactttcagtgaacacacctttaAATAATAAACGGTACTGCCCAAAGTGAATGATGAGTCATTGTTAGATAAGGGCATTATatcggaagtttttaaaaaactaaagtgATAAATTCACGGACGGTAGCTAACAATCGGATAAGCAAACAAACCAAGATTAGTCCTAAATTGTAGGCATATGGATCCTCATTTGcataatattcaaaataaagtttaaagacAGAAGTGTCGAAGAAAGTTTGTTTGATAATTATTCATTCCTTTTTGCTTTCATTTGATATCGCCAAAGCAGGCAATGTATTCAGTAAAACTCAGTGGGTTCTTGTAAACTATTGGTGCTCTTTAGGTTTTAAGGTTGTTTCCTTCTTAGATGACGCTACAGGCGGAGAAACCGATTATGTCAAAGCGCAGAATCACCGCTGGCAACATGGTTAGGGCACCTATCTAATTTCAAAAGCAATATTTACGTATATTCACGGAACGAATAGACCGGCTAGAAATTACAATAAATCCTGtgatttttcagataaaaaaaaaagacaaattttgaaACTAGTTTTTGTCAATGTCAAATTTCTGGCATCACTCGTCGAAATGATGATTTCTTTAAAAGATGTTCTCGAAAGATCGTATCTCTTATGATCAGTTATTTACAGAAATGCATTATCAATAGAGTTAGTTAAAAAAGACCAAGTCAAGGTTACTTCAGAGTCATTTAATGAATTACTATTCTGGTGCAGAAATGCACAATCTTTCAACGATAAACGTAAACGTTGACGTCCTAATATATGTTCGCGATATTATACAGCAATGCTTCGAGATCTGGTTGCCTTGGATATGTAGAATTCCACCTAGATCGGTAGTCAGTTAGaccaattgttttatatttgtcctAACGAAAAATGGTAGGAGACTGTTTCCGGAAGCAAACGCATGTACAATAGATCCGGAGTATGTCCCCACTATAACAAAGTTATTCAAGAGGCACACAGGTTTGGCCATTTTTTTTGGTCGAGTTCCAAATATTCGGAGGTAAACTGTAGTTCTGTTCCTACATCTGACGCAGAAGACAACTTAACGTCCTTGAATACGAATAAGAGTTTTCAGTTTCAGAAAGGCTAAACATGTTGGTGCCTCCGGATGTGGTCAAATGTGCAGAGTCTCCGGAAACCGGTTTACTACTGACGCCCGCAAAGTAGGTATACTTTCAATGCCCCCGGAAGTAGGTATGTTACCGACACCCAAAGAAACTCTCGTGGGTGCGATGTCGTCGTCCTCAGAAGAGGGCGGTCCAAATGAGCGTGCGGTAACAGGTTGACAGGTAAAGTCCTGTAAGTGGGCTTTATTACATGGTCAACAGATAGAGTCCATGGTAGCGGACAGTTTCACTCTTTATACCAATtactatttaaaggggtgttcaagGAACATCAAAGACAGTATCGCTGCggccagcagggtaaaggttaagggtTTACTACAGAAAGATAAGAAATTGTGTTAAAGTAGGGCTAGAGAATGTATTGTAAACACTCAAGTCCATTGCACCTGTTGTCCACGTTTGTTTACATAGTACGTGGCAAGAGGTGCTACTGTGGCTGCAAATGCGGAAGGCGTTACAGACAGGTGCTTGAAACGTCACGGCAGACGGAAAACTGATACAGCCGAAGACGGgtacataaaaaattatttagaGAAGAAATTGTTAATTACAACTTAATATGTATATTGTATTACTTAAATTACGGCATCGTACGAAACACTCTTGAAGGACGAgattattttgttgattttaaaatttctatgaTAGTACAGTTTCGTCATAATAGTTATGTCAAACAATTTTATAGCATTTGAATAGCGACTCTCTCTAATATCCGTTTTATTGCAAGTCTTGACCACTTCAAACTGAAGTTTCTGTTTTGAGTACAGTTAGATTAAGACTTGCTAGTTCTGAGCTTTATGCAATATATCTCAGAACGATGTCTTAACTAAAGCAAAACACAACTTCCCGGTAACATTTTGTGCAATGCAGTGTCGCGGGACGTCGCGTGATGTTAGGCGGGCTGTTGCACTGTCTTTAGGCTTTACTTCCATACGGCCACACGTATTCTGGCCATTCAAATTTGGATATGGTCTTTGCTGAAACATCTCAATGTATGACATTACTTTGAAGCTATATTGATTGCATAATAGTTAAACTTATCAGagttatttttaaatcaaattattatGTTAACACAATTGTCATTATATGTTACCgtataagtatatattttttgCGCCTGTATTTCGTTCAATAAATAGCAAATCATGGTCACTGAAAACTCGAGTTTGTCTTTGTTCTTAATTAGTTTAAGACTATGTTACATTTGTATGAACTCTATTGACATATATACAACTCAGTAATCTTTTACTACAATGTTATGGTGGTTTGTGAGTAAAAAACAACGTGTTATTTCGTCTGGGTctgaaacatttcaaaactgcATGAATTGTCTTATTTATCTATTATAGTTCTTAATCCATCCACATTTTATCATAGTCAAGCAGAAACCCTTTCATTAACTGACTTCGGACTTCTTCATCCGCCATTGTTTTCAGAAGAGTGAATGCACCGTAGGGATTTGTCTCTCTTATTACTGGTAACAAGCGTTTAAAATACACCTGAAGATATTCTTCGGCGTTCTGTGTCACATGAAATGAATGTTGAATTTCGTCAAATTTATGCGGTGGAACTGAGAAGACTCCCAGATATAACATGTCCGTCAGTTCCCTAAATAACAATCTGTCTTTAAGAGCATCCCCCGATAATTCTGCCATTTTGTATACCAAAGGGCAACGTAGTAGAACAGTCGAATCTTCTGTAATCAAAATATTGAGATGCTCTTTCAAAGCACATGCTTCCTCTTGTGATAACTTTCCTCGTAGCAAATTCCTTGACGGAATTGTATAATTTGGAAGGCATCCCACAGTTACACAATCTTTCAAGTATATCAGTGACTGCAATAATATCTCAACGAATTCGTCCCTCTGAAATGTGCCCGATCTCTTTTCAAACACCCAAAAGATCACATTTTTCACTATGTATGAAGTGATATTAGCGCATATCGGTTTCAGTTCATGTTTCACCAGCATTTTCATTGCAGCATACACCTTTATCTGCGTGTCATTAAATGAGCGTACCAGAGATCTCTCTGCAAGTGTTAAAGAAATTCTCCATTGCAATTTCTCCTCTTTACTACCGGACTGTCCAACAGATACAACAAATATATCTGTTTCCTTTACTGCTTTCAGGACATCTGAACTAGGCCAGGCATTTTGTCTCTGTCGTTTAAACCAGTCGTCTAATACCGATACGTACGCACAAGGAAATGCTTGAACATGGTCAAAAGACAAAAAACAATTGTTAGAGAATGGAAGTGGAAATTGGAGTGGCTGTGCAGGTCCGGTTACTTCATCGAATCGGTAATTTTTGCTGATCCAACTTtctcttttaacattttcgcCACCATACTCTACCGCTTCAATAAGTCTTTGgccatttttcaaataattgttgTCCTTCAATGATTTCATAATTCTAGATGCGAGTTTTCTATATTCCCAGGACCATTCAATATGTTTTAAACGTAATTTTGTATATCCTTCGGGAACATCATATAAATCAAGTTTAAATGCTGCAACGCAGTTTTCAACTGCTTTCGAATCTGTCGTtggataaattttaaaacatttaactgcTGGCTGAACAAACATCGTATCCAAATCACTTTTCAATGAAACTGCCATTCCTTCACCACGACTTCCAGCAACAACAATATAGATGCTTTCCGGCCAGTTTCTATTCGTTGCCCCGGCCAAACAATCGGCTGCATTGTCATATATTTTGACCCTTTTCTCCACAAGCGCCTTTGTATAGCCGAGTTTGTCAAGGGCCTCGTTATAAAATGAATTAGGTAACCATTTCTTTCCATTTAATAATTCATATCTAGTTATCAGCTCTTTTGTTTCCATCTGAAAATAGCTTGAGACACGGAACGTAATGTACCTAAAGAACTATATAAGGTCTAACTGCTGTCTAGGAGTAGAGCCCACTGATTCACATTGACGACACCATTGAACAGTCCTGAAAGAAAAGTTCGAAGTATTCAGAATCATTAACGCTAGTGTGTGTTGCACATATCCACCTCTGCAGTGACCGTGatattaacattttcaaattaaaaaggaagaaaaccaaaaaaaagtaGACACTTACTGTTTCAAAACTACCTTAACTTTTCTTCTTGAAATTGGCTAAACAGTAATGTTActctatattttatgaattatttttgtACGAACAAGTTCAATACGTTCATGCTTTTTGTGatgtttttaaatgtattatgGTCTTTAGCTGGATAAAAGTATACAATGgctgaaattattttgtattcatgTTTCTATATGTCATTCAATACATTTGTTTAAATGATCGTCTACTTTTGCAAATGTACTTCTGGTTACgtgtaaaatattaacaaaatatgttttgcGTTAGTGACCTAACAATGCATGTGTTGACAATTCATATACATACACTGTTTCTTTAGCGTCCATGATTTTCTCT from Mercenaria mercenaria strain notata unplaced genomic scaffold, MADL_Memer_1 contig_2850, whole genome shotgun sequence includes the following:
- the LOC128552495 gene encoding uncharacterized protein LOC128552495, giving the protein METKELITRYELLNGKKWLPNSFYNEALDKLGYTKALVEKRVKIYDNAADCLAGATNRNWPESIYIVVAGSRGEGMAVSLKSDLDTMFVQPAVKCFKIYPTTDSKAVENCVAAFKLDLYDVPEGYTKLRLKHIEWSWEYRKLASRIMKSLKDNNYLKNGQRLIEAVEYGGENVKRESWISKNYRFDEVTGPAQPLQFPLPFSNNCFLSFDHVQAFPCAYVSVLDDWFKRQRQNAWPSSDVLKAVKETDIFVVSVGQSGSKEEKLQWRISLTLAERSLVRSFNDTQIKVYAAMKMLVKHELKPICANITSYIVKNVIFWVFEKRSGTFQRDEFVEILLQSLIYLKDCVTVGCLPNYTIPSRNLLRGKLSQEEACALKEHLNILITEDSTVLLRCPLVYKMAELSGDALKDRLLFRELTDMLYLGVFSVPPHKFDEIQHSFHVTQNAEEYLQVYFKRLLPVIRETNPYGAFTLLKTMADEEVRSQLMKGFLLDYDKMWMD